In the Salvia splendens isolate huo1 chromosome 16, SspV2, whole genome shotgun sequence genome, TTCCTATTCTATTGGAGAGAATATACAGTAAGAGAAGAATGAGCATCCcagaaaataacacaaaatatTAAATGCTCCATTTTCAGTCAAAAGACTCTGAATGTAACAtcgagaagaaaagaaaattgaatgGTGTCAAAAAGCAAAATTAACAATAGCATAAGAATATATGAGGCCACCCAAAACAAGCTTAGTTAACTAGTAGCTCCTCggtcaaataattaaattactacAAAAACAGAATTAACGAAGGAAGAGCACAGAGAGCAAAAAATATCCAaagaatagaaagaaaaagggtTATGATAAGAATAGGCTTTACATTGAAAACCAGTCCAACTGAAGCCTTTGATATAGAATAGCAGTATGTCCATCTACCTCTTCAACCAAGCTACCATACTGAAAACTGCAATCCCACCTGCACAATGGTACTATTGTTTAAAGTGCACTGCATCAAAAACCAAAGTTTTCGATAAGTTCTTCATTACATTTTATTGCACTCAATGTGGATGTGTGTGTGCGCGTGCGCGcgcgagagagaaagagagaggcaGCCTTTCATAAGCTGTGATTAAGAATTTGCGTAACATTTTATTcactttgtgtgtgtgtgtgtgtgagtgaggGAGGGAGATATATATCGATagatagaaaaataaaagaatgattCAGCCCTTCATAGGCTGAGTAGGGCTGAGAGCTTACTCTGATTTAGTGATTGAACAGCAGAGCGAGAAAAAGGACATGAGTTGAGCTAGCTAAGATGCTTGGGAAAATTAATACAAGTAGTTATATTACTGTCGAAAACCTATCTTAAGTTTTACCtcataatttttttacattCCAGAGGTTGAAGAGCTTTTACAAAGCAGATAACCTCAAGAAGAAGTACCCATCAAAATGATAGGGCCTGAAAACTTCAACGGTGAAATTAAAATGTATATGTAATTAACCTCATAAAGTTTTTTAATTCTGACCTTGTTTTGAGCTCCCAATACCCTCAATGCATTTAATTTTCATTGTCAAGAAGAGAGCAGCAACTAACCATCTTGTTACACCAGTTGTGAGAGGTCTAGTTAATTTTAGACATTACAAGTTGTATTCAAAGGAAATGAACAAAAAGTGTAAAGCATGTCATTCTTGGCAAAATTTCAACACCCAACTGAAGACACCATACAGGAGAATGATCAAATCCTATGttgagagagaagaaagaaaacCTTACTCGCATCGCGTAGCATCCATTCTCATTATGAGCTCAAACGTTTCTTCACAAGTAGCCTCAACTACCCCAACAGCTTTCATTGGTCTGCTGCAGCTCTTTGGCTACATCATTAAAATAACTTGAGGAATATACCAAACGCATCCACTGTCTAGAAAATAATTTTAAGTACATTCTACagaaaattgataaaatgtCCTTACAAGAAAATCAACTTCATGAAGCTCCTCAAAAATTCGAAGCCCTGCAAACTTGCACCAAAGAAATGTTCACTGAAGAATTTTTCAGACATCCCACAGGCACATATTTATGGTGTATACATCTCTCCAATTGACCAGAAAGGAAACTGAAGGCACATGGACGCACCATTTTGGCACTGAAGCAGGCGCCAGGAATTTTTTGTAAAGGCCTGACTGTTGAAATTCTGAATGTGTAAATTTGAATCTAATTCATCCGTCCAGTCAAAAACAGACTCAGGGGGACCTGCCACATCAATATGGTTAGTGAAGTTTTACTACAAAAGATGAGTGCCATATATCAGCTGAGATAAGCATGTAACCAACAAACCATCTCCTATCGTTTGGTGTGGAGAATCTGGacgatcatcatcatcatcttcttcttcttctgcagCACTGAAAGTAATTCACAAAGCAAAATTGAGCACATTGAGCGAAAGATATCCAACATGCATTGAAGTTCTTGAACAGTACAACCTTTTACTAGGAGATCAACAAATGCAATGCATTCAGATGTGAAGGGACAGAACTAGAAGTCAACAAGTGCTGCAGGGGGGGGTGCTAAATATAGGCAATAACACAAGAAAATTGTAACGAATTGTGGACCATCACTTGGGAATTATTTATACAGTACTTATTTTTGATTGATTACCCAGGCCATATAATTGAAGACATCAATATAGATAGGCAGTTTGCAATGACCTACGGATTTCGGAACGGGCAAACATAACCCACTGCTTTGTAATAAGACCATTTTCAGATTTAATAAGACCATTTTCGAATTTCCAGGCTTGAGTCCTACTATCAGCTCTATTCCTGAAACCCTCAAGTGCGATGTATTTAAGATACATCAATCAGAAAAGTTTATATATATGTACTACTCCCTAATCAAGGAGCACTCACGAGTCGCGACTGCTgagaaaaatcaaatttaattcaaATCAAATGCAATTCACTTCTCTCTTGTGGAGAAGGACACAGACCAACAAAGTTACACAACTAAAGTTATTTATGACTTATGATATATGTAACCAGAGTCCAGACAGCATCATGCAATCCTTCATGGAAATTATATTTTTGCAAACCTATGGGGCAGTAGATTAGAGTAACTAAGTTAATATTCTACATGAACAAGCTTAAAAAGCCACCCACATACTGGGTGAATCGAGAACAAATACTTACTCACGGTCTGACGATGAAGCATTTCTCCCAGTATCCAAGCCACATCTATACTCAAAAGAAAAGTACTTGTTACCATGAGCAGAATTTGACCCTTGCTGCTGCATACAACCAACATTCATcgattttagaattttaagttcaAAATCAAGTAAAAAGGGAACTTTATGGcatttgaaatataaaaattattaacacTTGAAGGTGACATGTAGAATAGAAAAACCTGATCAATAATAGATTCAAGTTTTTCTTTCCAATTGTGAACCTCCTGAATGCTGTAAGATGCCATCTGAACAAGGAACATGAATCTGTGAACTGTTAAATCCTAAAATGAAAGTTTGCAGGGAGCAAAAGTTTTCAGGGAATTAGAGGGATACAAAATGATAAGAGGAACAGAAATATTCAGGCTAAAGTGTAATACAAATTATGAACTTTGCTGGAGGATTGGCAGATCTAATTGACTCCTTTTTCACTATATGGTACTGAAAGTTTGAAGGAAAGCATGAACCGTTATTAGGGGTCAAGATTCACCATGATCTGAATCAGAAacatcattttcatttcttttaaaataaatgtATCATGACCTAGGACATAAGAACTCGACATGTAACAGTTCATAGTTCCTAATACAATTTCTAGCAATATCACTATTCATATGGGTAACATTCTCTTTGTTTTGCTTGACAATTGAAGGCTAGAATCAGCAAGCCATACTCTACTTTCAAGATTGAGTGCCACATGACTAGGACCATCatagtcatttttttaaaagaatgcAACATGAATAACCATCACATGGAGTTGTTCGTTTGTAAACATCCTCTGTCACTGAATTCTATTCAGTCCTACTCAGCTTTCAAGTACTGAAAAATTTTCTTTAGGGGTAGATTTGCATAAATTCTCACGTTTGGATTAATTGGTCAGAGTTTATAGTACAGGACAGATTTGGAAAATGGCGATAGTTTGGAAAGATTTGATAGAATAATATATTGAGTTAATGTTTTACGGGCACTACTTATAAAGTTTCTCATTCTGTGGTAACAGTACATTGATATTCTACAGAAATATACTTTGTTGTCAACTACTGATATCTTTTGCACTCTTAGAACACTTGTCCAATACATGAgaataaattatcattaatGTGTTATTTATAAAAGGATCACCATATCCTCGATAAAAGAATCATCCTAGTCACTCATAAGGGGCATTAAAACATGTGCTGTAAGGTAAATAGATAGAGCCTATATCTCAAAAGCAATTTCTCATAGATGTGCAAGGGGAACACTTCTGGTATTGAAATAAAAAGTTGCACTACTGTAATACATACCGTCATCCTATTGGAACTATCTTTCTTGTTGTAAACTGACAGAACGTAAATCATCTGCCATAAAATCAGAGCATTATTGTAGAATATGAATGCATAATGCATTAGTAGAAAGCATGTATGATGATAGCATCAGTTGAATAAGTTTTATCTATCACAACTCTCACATAAATCAACCAAAACTTCTCCTTAGGTGGTGGGAAAATGATTAATAAAAGGTAGAAACTAAAAAGAAGTATTCAGTAGTACAAAACTAATCTGCAGTATGCCCAAAACGGAAAATGCTACCAAATGGTACAGGGCTAGAAGTTTTAGGAAATGGACAATGAAATTCTAGAACCACTTGACATTAAATCTTGTTCTCAAgtaatttgaattatttcaatTGATCAAGTAAGTGAGCTAGTTCTGGCTTGCTTACCTTAGATGGAGCTATGAGGTCTCGTTGTCATATTGAGATGGAGAGACGGGATCCGAATCTCATTTCACCAATATGTAACTCACCAAAATAATTTTTGTACCAAAATAAGATCAAAGTGATTGTTCATGGATTTGTGGCCTCTCTAATCTTAGTAAACAATAATCCAACTTGAAACCACTTTTCTTGGATAAATATAATGCTAAGATGAGATACAATCTTAACACCGAAGAGAAAAATCATTTTTGTAGACTCACATGATCATTGTTAGGCTTGAGACTCTTGACTCCTTGGTCCTCCACTCTACAGTTGCCATCAATGAGAAGAGTCTTCAGTGGTACCTTACCGTATTAAATACAGAAACAACAGATTATTAAGCACTTTGGAACGTAATATGTTTCGTCCATTCAATAACCAAGCATTAAAGTATCAAAACCCCACATCCATGAAAGTTAAAGGTAAAGGTATAAATTCTATAAGCAGTTGAATTACTATAACCTACAACTTTAAGAATTCTTTTCCCATTGAATTGCAATGTTTGTGAAAACACTTACTTTACTACATGTGCATCTCTGATGGGGGGGGGGGAACTGAATAACCGATCAGAATAGCCCGTGATCACCCATATCGTAAGAGAACATCAACActgaaaattaaatttgtaaGGTAAGGCAATTACCACACCATCTTGGGGCTTCTTCTTGTAATAGGCCAAAAATCGAGGCTCGAGCACAAAATATCGCATGTGAAAATATGATCTCCCAATCTTCCTGCGTTTATACCTCACCATCCATCCTTCATGAACCACCCTCGATCTCCGCATTTTCTCTAAGTTTACACTAATTTCTTCCTCAAAATTCAATCAATTGCTGGATACTTATCTTCCTCCTAAAACGATTTCAACGCAAATCCGATAAAAACAATGCCGCGCGAGCTGGATCTGTCACCAgagaataaaacaattaaaatgcTAAAATCAATGAAGCAGAGAGCAACGATTTTCGGCATGTgtggagaaaaagaaaatcaaacctTCTAAGAGATGGAAACGACCCCTAAAATTCGGAAATTTTACACACCGAATAGAGAACATGCATCCAAAAAACATTCACCGGAAATTGCCGCGATCATCTACGAAATTTTGTCAGCGATGGAGTACGATCATCTTCTCCAAATGATGAACATATAAATGCACGCATAGTGAACGTAAATAGAAAATGATACAGCCAGCTTTTGTCATGCCAAAatctttcaattttttaattaattcattgtATTTTCACACTtcataaattatagtagtatgaTTCAAATTATGGTTAGTTGCCTATAAATTATATTTGACTTAGATAATACTCCATCTTTTGCATTTAGAAAACATCTAtcgttgaaaaaaaaattaaaatacagtaaattttaaaaagtccAAGAAATTctagaaaattttaaaagtttaaGAGAAATTATAAAACTTAATCAATTCGAGTATTTACAAGCAAATTACATTACCCTTTTCAAATTGGCATCTTAGTGGTCATCATTTTTGCAACGCCTGACATTTTCGACTGGCGCGTCAATTTCAATTGGatgaaaattaaattgaataaattatatgatgataataaagtaagagaaataataaataataggaatttaaagaaaattagaTTGAATAAGTTATATGAATAGCAAATTAAAAGAGATAATCAAATAATATGAAGTAATTATGTTATAGTTTCGCATAAAAGGAATGGGAGGTCCCGAAAGTTAATTTAAGTATGTAGCACTcaaattttgtactattatattatattacaaAGTACCATAACATAAAATTTCATACGGCATTAGAACACAAAATTTCATACTAATGTGATGTGGTGTTAGGTTGTGCACTACTGAACAACCCaataattctctctcttactttaggATGAATTGGTGATTGACTTGGTGTGGAAAATAACAGATAAAATGCAAaataataacaaacaaaatgtaaaaataaataaaatataaagtttatgatatttaagactaattttaaaatttttgtgaAATACTCTCTAAATTTTGGCCAAAGATTATTAAGAACCAATATCTctaaagtttatgattttaagAACCAATATCTCTACATTTTATAGCGACTTCCTTTTATGTGGCGAATATCAACACTTCCACAATTGTAAACCTGCCGcctgcatatatttttatctcATGTGTTTTAAAATTTGAACGAAATCAACATATGAtccattcgtcccacaataagagttacattttgctatttcgatccgtcccacaataagaatcatatttcacttttaccataaatgataagtaaattccacattccattaactcacttcactcatatattataaaatcaatataaaaaagttaatctcatatttcactaatttttaaaactcattatttcttaaaactcgtaccaaCACTAAATGTGACTGTTATCGTGGGAcggatgaaatatgagtattattttatcaatgtTTCAAAGGTTAAAAATGGCTTTTGAACGCACGTTTTTGAATTAAGAACCGGACCGTAGGTTCGGCTTACGTAAATTTATCCACTCAAAATTTCTTTATACAAGTAGAAGTAATACTTAAATGTGATTAGTTTCTCAAAATGGGTTAAATTTCCTAATTCCTATGGCCCTAATCTCCAAACCGTAATGAataattggtcaaatttaagataaacaccaaaacaaatataattactactactattcaaAAATCCAAATGTcattaatttctaaaaattccCAAAATGGGTTAAATTTCCTAATTCCTATGGCCCTAATCTCCAAACCGTACATGATGAATTGGTCACATTTAAGATAAACACcaaaacaaatataattactATTCATCAATCCAAATATCGTTAGTTCCTAAAAATGCCGAAAATAGCAATGACAGACGGGAAAAACTCGTCATTATCATTTGTCAACTTAAAAAAACTGTTCAAATTTGCATGCCGCAATGGCGCAATCAATTCATGATTTTCATGCAACAACGCACTAAAAGGTCAATCAAATTAGAGAAAAGGAAATTCTCCTTTTCCTCGATGCTGcaattctagagagagaaaggaataaattaaaaaaattatgaactacAGCTAGATTTCTGCATTCAATGATTCATTTATTATTGCCGTCTGAGTTTGACCCTACCGACCTCACTTCAATTCACTTCTCTCCTCATTGAGGCCTTTTTGCCATTTCGATTTTGCTAATAGCAAATTCAGGTACCTCTCTTCTTTAATCTCGATTGCTAATTGCTATTACTGAAAATCACGATCACAATTCTGAATATTGTAGTGAAGAGAAGCataatttatgaattattaACAGATCCATCTATGTTTCTGGATTTTGAATTTTGGTTTTGGCTGCTTTTTTGTGCACTTTTTGCTGCctgaaattatttataaattggtCGCGTTCATGTAGTGATTTTGACTTTTTTGAGATTGAATATTTTGCATGAACTCAAGTGCTTCcccatttactttttttctgcGATTTATACCTCTGATTTCTATGTTCACAACTGATATAAGAATTCGTTGTGAAAAAGCTCTGGAAATTAGTACAAATCTCTGCCAAGGCTTTTTATGAGATCAAGAGCTAATAATCGGTATTGATTGTTAGATTTTCCGGTTTTGAGTGTTCATTTTGGAAATTGTTCTCTGGAAAATTGAAAACCTCACTTAAATCTCTGCGGCAGGTGGTGAAAGGTTTACTCTGAGGCAGAAATCCAGAGTCAAATATCTGTAtttgattttggattttgaGTTTCTGGGGATTTCTGTGAGTTTTTGACGAAGAAGATTTAGATGTCACTCTCAATTTCTATCGATACCTAGTGATTACCAAAAAGGGGGTGTTTCTGTTTCTGCCTTCGCTATCATCAACAATTTAGATTTGGCTGATTTAGCAGAAAACAGTTGAGGGGAGATGGGTTCATTTCCAGGACATGCGATTCCTGGGACTTTGTTTCTAGTGATTGGTGTGTGGCACATGTGGTGCTCTCTAAACAGATATGCATCAAATCCGAAATCTTTCCGAGTCAGGGTTTGGAACCCTGTTCCTGGTTTTGATGGTAGGCTTAAGTACTTGGAGCTCTATGTGATTGCAATTGGAGCTTTCTTCGATCTGTGCATAGAGTTTCTGTATTCCACCCATCTCAAGATCATTGTTCATGGAGTCTTGAACCCTTCTCATATGAACGACTTTGAGCACTCGGGGATGCTGCTTATGTTCTTCATCTTTGGCGTTGTGGCACTTCTCTCTGAGAAGACGAGGTTTGTCTCCTGTGGTTTCTGTTAGATTTTGTTACTTGTTGTGTTAGAGTGTCCTGTATTTTGATTTCTTGATTTGGGAAGAGAACATGAAACATAGATCGTGGATCAACTAAACCCTCTCTAGATTTTCTTGAGAGTTGCCTCATGGAGATCATGAAGATTTGATTAGTTTACTTATTGGTTATCTGGCATGTGCAAAAGAAAACTTCATTTCTGGGGATCTTTTCATTTGCTGCTTCTGTTGAAAATTCGAGTTCTTGTGTTTCTTAGCATAGCTTAAACTTTGCTTTTGTTGTGTATCAATATAAATCCATCTTCTTCTAGTTGCTCATAGGAATTTGGAGGTCGATTATGTATAAGATTAATATGTTTGTTTCTGTCTTGCTCCTTTCTCAGATACCTACCATTGCCGGAAGGCGCTTTATGCTTAGTAGCTTCAGCAGCATTCACAGCAGAGTAtcttttattctattttcaCTCTACCACTCACAAGGGCCTTGAAGGATGGTATCACTTCATCCTCGTCCTCCTAATTGGCCTCTGTATACTGTCAACTATCGCTGGAGCTCTCATGCCTACGAGCTTCCCAGCCGATTTATGCAGTGGCATGGCCATGACACTCCAAGGCCTTTGGTTTTACCAGACAGCGTTCACTCTCTACGGTTCAATGATGCCAGATGGTTGTTTGCTCAAGGACAACGAGGTAAAATGCCATTCCCCAGAACATGAAATCCGTGGTGAGTTGCTGGCGAATTTCCAACTATTCATTCAAGCTTTCAGTGTTCTTGCCGCTGTTGCTGGAGCGTATATCTATATCGAGCCAAAATACAGGGGTTCTAACTCTATCAGATCACGTGCTCTTGATGATGCCGACGATCAGAATATCATTTCTTCAGACAGATGACATGCTTATTTTTTTCCCTCAAAGTGGTTCACTTCTTCGATTCTCCACGAGGAGGCGCGTAGATTGAGGATACTCTGTTTCGGACATAGATATACCTACACTCTTTATAAcatgttattttttttagtttacaTGTAGATCAATATCAGAGCCAAGGTTATAGCAGAATTGCAGCGTTTCCTTATTTCTTGTAGAAGATATCCTTCCGATTAGAAATTATTGACCATTGTTGTGACTGTGTCTCTCTTTGATTTTAGTTGTATTGAACGTGTCCTGTGCTGGGCAATGGAGGCCAAGGGGGCACTACTTTTGAAGTATAATATCTTGTTTACTTTTGgttcaaaaaaaatatcttGACTACTTTGGTAGATTGAATTTTTCCTTTGAAAATTATTATCCTATTGAAAAGATGGAATTAGAGAGATCCCAATAATGAGTACTTAATCATCGatcttattaattaattaatcataaaagGTAAAAGTACCGAACTCCAGACAGTTTTTTGTGTTTCTAGACTCCAGTGATAAGGTAGTTTTGATGGGTTTGGGCTATTCTAATCAGATTATGATTAGGGTGCACAAAATATTTGACTTGTCAGCAATTTGTGTTTTTTCTTGCTTTCACAATGACTGTGTTGAATTCATAACATGTTGGAGATGTGAGGTTGAAATCAATCTACAATTATAAGAAGTTGAGAGATGATAAACATTAGTCGATCATATTTCATCTTCTGTTTCACTTCACCTCAACATTACAAAAAAGTAAAGCAAATAACAATGTTCAAACAGATGATCAGTTTAGTCCATGAATGATGAGAAAACGAAAACAATGCTAAAAGCCTTTGTTCGCTTTTTCAAAAAATCAAATGCAGAGAATGAATGTGAGAGAATTCATGGAATTTCCATCAACAATGAGGCAGCGTGTATGAAACTCTCAATCAGTAATAATCAAATTGTTATGCTGTAACATGCATAGAATGGATAGACCTGCGGTTCTCACCACATTCACGGCCACATGTGTAGCAGTGAAACAAAAATACCTAGCTACtcacttggtccatggaagaATAACATTACATACAACATACAAACTTGGAAACAcacttatttaataattaaatgttAGATTCTAGCAACAAGACAAGATGAAACTGAAGCTGCAAAGAGATGCAAATACAGATTTTCCTACTAGGAGTGTAACAAACACGTATATGTCTCCAATACGCTAGTTATGATAGGTGAGCGTCAAACTTGTTTAGCATGGGACGATGGACTCTATGAGCTCTTGCAGGGGTGCAAGTTCCTTCTTGTCAATCAGGTTAAATTCCTGCACAGCCAACACATACCTTAGCTTCAGCatgaaaagggaaaaaaatgcTCAATTATCAGTCGATTTCTGAAGGCCACTGACAAAGAAATAAACCGAGCTTCAGCAGCATGAAAGGCCTTAAGTGATTTATATCTTACCATCTTAGAATCAAACTTCAATGGAATAGTCATATTCACAATAATAAGCAAACAAATCCAACCATTGTACACCATTCTCATTTCAGTTTTGTTTCTATCTACTCTTATATTTTTCGTGTCAACAATTTATCTTTTAGCATGTTACTGACTGATTATGTTTGTGAAAGGACAAATCCAGTAGAAACCCCTAATTTCCTTAATCATTTCAGAAACGCCAAAACTAGTGTGGGCGCACGTGCACCATGTGCGCTGCCACTAAGTAGCACTATATATATGATTTGGAATATTAATTAGGATAATTAAGTTTTAATTAAAGTGATTAAGTGTTAATTAGGGTATTAAATTGTAATCTTTTTTGGCGCCTATGAAGTAGTGGGGTGTACAGGAGTTGTTCTCTTTCAGAAAAGGCGGCATTGAGTGCCATACATAGCTGCTCTGATGTGAGTAGCTACATTACTCTGTTAGGAAGCACAAGTCAATTGCCACAGAAGAATCAagagaaaaatatatattattggaTAGCAAGAGAAAGTAAGAAACCATCTATGTAGTACCAACAAGTTTGTCACCTTAGGATCTACATAAATTAAGGGCTGACATAGTATGATAAAAAGAAACTGATCAAATAAGTAAACAGATACTAGAAAACTTACACATGTGAACAGTATAAAATGCTTGAAGCATGTATTAAGATGGGCCTCCTCTTTAAGACTCACAATCTTCTGAAAGTGAGAGTGATATATATGTGCATATACACGAAAGAGACGCTTGAATATGGTCTTTACAACATCTTTAAAATTTGAAGGAAATGGTGCACCTGCGAAATATTCTCTCATCAGTCATCggaattattatattatataaaagaAGGTAAGGAAAGGGGGATGAATAAGAGAGAGTGGTTACCACCATGCATAAAAGTAACGCTACAGTACTATTTTACCCCAATAAACACATACTTGAGGGAGGACGTTATAAACCTATAAACATCAAATGGCTTCTCTAGATAATGGTATATGGAAGGACTATACCTAGCCTTTGAGGAAATAAGGATTCATCATCTAACTGGCTCTCAATCCAGTCCATCAAATACTCAACATATTTAGGAGCTGAAACTTCAATAGGTTTCTTAATTTGCACACCATCAGCCCATCTGTACTCATACCTACAAAATATTTATGCTCG is a window encoding:
- the LOC121772684 gene encoding transmembrane protein 45B-like — protein: MGSFPGHAIPGTLFLVIGVWHMWCSLNRYASNPKSFRVRVWNPVPGFDGRLKYLELYVIAIGAFFDLCIEFLYSTHLKIIVHGVLNPSHMNDFEHSGMLLMFFIFGVVALLSEKTRYLPLPEGALCLVASAAFTAEYLLFYFHSTTHKGLEGWYHFILVLLIGLCILSTIAGALMPTSFPADLCSGMAMTLQGLWFYQTAFTLYGSMMPDGCLLKDNEVKCHSPEHEIRGELLANFQLFIQAFSVLAAVAGAYIYIEPKYRGSNSIRSRALDDADDQNIISSDR
- the LOC121772708 gene encoding MOB kinase activator-like 1A, which produces MSLFGIGRNQRTFRPKKSAPSGSKGAQLRQHIDATLGSGNLREAVRLPPGEDFNEWLAVNTVDFFNQVNLLYGTLTEFCTPENCPTMSAGPKYEYRWADGVQIKKPIEVSAPKYVEYLMDWIESQLDDESLFPQRLGAPFPSNFKDVVKTIFKRLFRVYAHIYHSHFQKIVSLKEEAHLNTCFKHFILFTCEFNLIDKKELAPLQELIESIVPC